TGTTTTCAGTACCAGCAAGATGTACCCTCTTCTCTTTTTCTGATACAGTATGTCCCTGCAAGTTGCTTTCCAGTTTCTTCCCCTCTAAAACCCTacggagaaaaacccttttttttttcatccgcAGGAGATGCCGGTATATTTCAAATTCGAATCTTTGTTTAAGTTCTGAAGACCCCataataaagacctttttaaTGCCTGAATTAAGCtatcatttaaaaattaatcatGCAATAAGGTCATTGGCATGATAATTTGGACTGGTATCTAGCCATCTTCACaaaatgttattacaaagtgagaCAGCTTATTtcattacaaagtgcgacaacttgtcattacaaagtgcgacagcttaatttattacaaagtgcgacaacttgttattacaaagtgcgacagctattttattacaaagtacaacaagtgttattacaaagtgcgacagctttattacaaagtgcgacaggtattacaaagtgcgatggttattacaaagtgcgacagaacACCTACTGATCTCTAGTGACTGAAACAGAGGACAGGGTTGAACGCGTGCGCTCCACAACTAGCCACCTAcgcttcggtgaatagttgctaaatatTCTTTTAGCATAAAAAGAAGCCTTCTTGAGTTAgttgaaaaaaaacaacaagaaatatTTGTATGTATCCGTCTCGTAAACGATACACTGTCAGTGGTTTTTCTTACAAGTAGTCTCAAATCGTTAAAGCTTTTCCCGTGGTATTTTACAAGTACGAAATTTCCatctttgtttatttgtttgtttatttatcctTATTCGACCTTTGAAAAGTCTAAGGGTCATACTTTCTTTACATCGCGCTTGATTCTATTGAGAGAACTTTAGTGTGATAAAAACTTGGTGAATTCTTAATTTTTCAAATGCCCGTATAATTGTCCGAAAACGTACATTTTGGCTAAAATTCATATTGAGTGATTCAGTGTTATCGACCATTTACCAAATtgttgcaaatggcctattaaagaCAGCGGTTTGAATTTTAACTCTTCGTCAAAGTACTTCTTTTCTCACAGAAAAATCGTTCAAGACATTTTAGTATTGAGCCGACTGAATTGTCTAGCCCTGAGTGTGTCAAAGATATATAATTATGCATTCTCGTATGACATTCTCGCAATCGCAGTTTGTTTgatagacttgccacaagtcgaaaGTCTATTTGTCTATTTGAGTTCAGAAAgccaatacaccttattccaaaatggccgctattttagtattcttttgtttccttgcaaattggtcCTTAAAAGTTGGGTTAGAGAAATTTTTTACAGAATGATGTCAACTGGACAATTAGACCTTTTCGACGTCTAAGGGTGCGTAACATCCCCTAAACATCCCCTccctcaaattttctttttaatttattgGCGAAATCAATCTATTTATCTGCTTACTTTGTATTTCAGGTATATTTGATTGATTTTGGCCTTTCAAAGAAATATCGGGACAAACGTGTCAGTCACATTCGATTTAGGCAAAAGGAAAAGCAAGAAATAACTGGAACGGCTCGTTACGCCAGTGTCAGTGCACATAAAGGGATGGAGCTGAGCCGGAGGGATGATTTGGAGTCCGTGGGATATCTTCTGTTATACTTCCTGAAAGGTTCTCTCCCATGGCAAGGACTTCAAGCTCGAAATGATCAAGAGAGATACAAAATGATAACCGACAAGAAGCTGTCAGTCTCAGTAGAAAGGCTTTGCCAAGACTTACCCGATGCATTTAAAGTTTATCTGAATTATTGTAGAGCATTAGAATTCGAGGAGGAACCAGATTATGAATATTTAAAAGGGCTATTTACCCAGCTGgcattgaaattaaaaatagacTTGGATGGCGCTTTCGAATGGAAACAAACATCGACCTACAAGCCAAAAAATTCGAAACAAGAAGAATCACCATGATAATAAATCTTAAGAGCAATTTTATAACTTAAGATTGTAggatttgtttttaaattgttaCTGAATTAATTTAGTAAGTTATAGTTGCCGATTAAAATCGCAATCCATGTAAGCGCTCAGTGACCGCTGAGTTTAAATTCAATTTTCACAACCATACAGCCAATAAGAAAAATGGTTGATATGGTCTTAGCACATATTCCTCAAAATGTAATTAAAGTTTGCTGGACttcttcataatttttttgcgtgcatgattattatcatttttcGATAAGACTGTCTCGACATTTACAGACCCTTGCATCGTCAAAATAAAGAAGTCTTGTTTCACGATCATGTGACCTTTGTTAATCCGGAATGAAGCCGAATAGTTTAGAGTCAAAGTTTCAAAATTTCATATTGAAATTGTCCTGCTGCTTCCGACCGGCAAATCTAAGAAAAATATTGCGATTTGCCGAGAAAGACAACTTCTTGTCGTTTGACATATCTAATATCTCTTCTGTCGTTCGACAAATTTCGTGCCCTAATTGAAACTATCGCCAGCGATTTGACACAAAGTTCTTGACATAAGAAAAGTGGCCAAGCAATTCTTTTAATAAAGGCAGAACCAGCtggttgaagtagatttgacgGCCGTTCCTCTTTGATGAGAGGATGCTAGATCTCTACAAGCAACTGGAATCAAATTACCCATTTTCTAAACGGTTACTTTTGTGTGCCTTGTTCCCGGCACGTCCCACCTTACTCGACACCAGATTCAGGTATTTTATAGACATTAGAATAAAGTTCTTTGGCAacgttttccaaaacaaaaatctTGTTATGCTTATGCACCTTGGAAAAAAAGTATGAAATAGTGATAACTGAGAGATAAAGAAATCACACGAACTGCCACGATCATGACTCAGTTTTTAATCTTAGCTATACTGTAGAAATTTCTGGTTCCGAGACTATTAATCAGACAGTGCATGTTGCCTTATCTATACATTTTAATTCTAAGATAATAATTGATGTCCTTAGTATCGTGACTGTTTCAGCCTTGAACCACaacttgaaaacaagatggGACGTCCatgaaggcaagggggatttgcAACAAAACATCGCACTTTCGGTagtgtttattttttacatGTCAACGTGGGATGCTAATTGAATTGAACTTCATGAAGGAAATGCATTTATTAAAATATGTCGGTTGCACATACTTTTGGTCCAGCAGTTCAATTATCCAACCTTCAGtcatttcaaaagcaaaatttgtTGTAGGAATGATTTAAAACAGTGAAATCTTTCTAAAAAACCCAAATAATGAATTTTTCGTTCTTGAAAAACTACCGAAAGTGAAGAGATTTTTCACCTCGACAGTGAAAGCAAACGTGTTGATGGTGATTTACTCTCATTAAGATTCACAGGTGTAAGACGTTATAATTCCTCGCTTTTCGGCTTTAATGTCAGGATGAAAATGAATAAAAGACACCTTTAAAATGTTAAGACAACGCATGACTTCAAAGGCGCCTGATGATATGATTAAAGGGATGACGTCCTTATAGCGATGGGGGTAAAAAGAAAtgcttttattttgttctttttaattAGAGCCCAGGGAGTCCAAGAAAATAAATTTCCTGTCATAAAACTCAACCGAGAAGCAACTGTCACCTGGGAGGAATCTCTTCAATACCATTATTCTCGCTACagtaaaacaaaaactgaaaactaaCCCACCGTGGAAAAAGATAGAACCACGAGCACCTGAATTTTGAGGTGATGAAAACCTTTTTAATTGTTCTATCTGTTATCAATGGATTTTTTTCTGCCGGGGGAACGATCGGAAACCTGCTGGTGTGTTTTGTCATATACAGGAACGAAGAACTGCAGACCGGTGTTAACTACTTCATTTTGAACCTTAGTGTGGCAGACTTAATTGTGTGTTCCATCGCTCAGCCGCTATATATTTACTACCTGAACCAAACATGGAGTGAAACAAACTTTAGATATTTCAAGATTGTATCGTACATTGCTCTGCACGCCTCGT
The sequence above is a segment of the Montipora foliosa isolate CH-2021 chromosome 2, ASM3666993v2, whole genome shotgun sequence genome. Coding sequences within it:
- the LOC137993020 gene encoding casein kinase I-like — translated: MAGPSSSSLSGGSLVANKYRLLVQIGMGSFGIIWLGKDMESREQVAIKLESHFSHQHKTLLEEARLLMALHRACEGGIADGFPQVLWSGQELNNNVLVMELLGENLDHLLHRTGTGTFDLKTVLQLADQMIDRIKFVHENDYLHRDIKPENFLIGRRDKKNMVYLIDFGLSKKYRDKRVSHIRFRQKEKQEITGTARYASVSAHKGMELSRRDDLESVGYLLLYFLKGSLPWQGLQARNDQERYKMITDKKLSVSVERLCQDLPDAFKVYLNYCRALEFEEEPDYEYLKGLFTQLALKLKIDLDGAFEWKQTSTYKPKNSKQEESP